Proteins encoded together in one Lysinibacillus sp. FSL K6-0232 window:
- a CDS encoding alpha/beta-type small acid-soluble spore protein, protein MANTNRSSNKLQVPGVQEAVDQMKYEIAQEFGVQLGPEASSRANGSVGGEITKRLVEMAEKRSKGLL, encoded by the coding sequence ATGGCTAATACGAACCGTAGTTCCAACAAACTGCAAGTACCTGGTGTTCAAGAAGCTGTCGATCAAATGAAATATGAAATTGCTCAAGAATTTGGTGTACAGCTTGGTCCTGAAGCATCTTCTCGCGCAAATGGCTCCGTTGGGGGAGAAATTACAAAACGCCTTGTAGAAATGGCTGAAAAACGCTCAAAAGGTTTATTATAA